The Mobula birostris isolate sMobBir1 chromosome 14, sMobBir1.hap1, whole genome shotgun sequence genome includes a region encoding these proteins:
- the LOC140210142 gene encoding T-lymphocyte surface antigen Ly-9-like, with translation MVSSLLSVAVWVACVAGTGASPTTVNGTWGQSVFLPPGLPVGPDVAEVVWRLLTPRKKIVTYSNKISDYYGPEEYKRRITFHPGNFSLEIRDLQIEDIGDYEVTVTASSGAQTQNKMRLKACEWMETVKGLWGQWVSLPAGITGGLDVSQVVWRRDGTTIAEYANGVISYFGPEEYKRRITLHPGNFSLKIRDLKREDTGDYEVTVTPSRGGQIQAEMRLEVKDWMGTVKGASGQTVSLRAGITPWRDVYQVVWRSNGTRIAEYTNGTISYFGTEEYKQRITLHPGDFSLEIRDLQREDAGDYEVEIAVGSGAELKARVRLEVNDPADRSSHGAWIIPLVVILILLLVCCCIYRKREYLHSHWDKCMGKKSGTSDEIR, from the exons CTGGGACTGGGGCTTCCCCTACCACTGTGAATGGAACTTGGGGACAGTCGGTCTTCTTACCTCCTGGACTCCCAGTCGGACCGGACGTTGCTGAGGTTGTGTGGAGACTGTTAACACCCAGAAAGAAGATAGTGACATATTCAAACAAGATCAGTGACTATTACGGTCCTGAGGAGTACAAGCGACGGATAACTTTTCATCCCGGGAACTTCAGTCTGGAAATCCGTGATCTACAGATAGAGGACATTGGTGATTATGAGGTGACTGTTACAGCAAGTTCAGGAGCACAGACTCAGAACAAAATGCGACTGAAGGCGTGCG AATGGATGGAGACCGTGAAAGGACTTTGGGGACAGTGGGTCTCCTTACCTGCTGGGATCACAGGCGGGCTGGACGTTTCTCAGGTGGTGTGGAGAAGAGACGGAACCACAATAGCAGAATATGCAAATGGAGTCATTTCTTACTTCGGTCCTGAGGAGTACAAGCGACGGATAACTCTTCATCCCGGGAACTTCAGTCTGAAAATCCGTGATCTTAAGAGAGAGGATACTGGTGATTATGAGGTGACTGTTACACCAAGTAGAGGAGGACAGATTCAGGCGGAAATGCGACTGGAGGTAAAGG ACTGGATGGGGACTGTGAAAGGAGCTTCGGGACAGACAGTCTCCTTACGTGCTGGGATCACACCTTGGCGGGATGTTTATCAGGTGGTGTGGAGATCAAACGGAACCAGAATAGCAGAATACACAAATGGCACCATTTCCTACTTCGGTACTGAGGAGTACAAGCAACGGATAACTCTTCATCCCGGGGACTTCAGTCTGGAAATCCGTGATCTACAGAGAGAGGATGCCGGTGATTATGAGGTGGAAATTGCTGTGGGTTCTGGAGCTGAACTTAAGGCGAGAGTGCGACTGGAAGTGAACG ATCCTGCTGACAGATCGTCACACGGTGCTTGGATCATTCCCCTCGTTGTGATACTCATTCTGTTACTTGTGTGTTGCTGTATATATAGAAAGAGGGAGTATCTTCACTCACACTGGGACAAATGTATGGGAAAGAAATCCGGAACATCTGACG AGATCCGATAG